In one Verrucomicrobiota bacterium genomic region, the following are encoded:
- a CDS encoding 2,3-bisphosphoglycerate-independent phosphoglycerate mutase — MKLDALYSELTLKTDAKLALVVLDGLGDIATREQGYMTPLEAARTPNLDALTQDGAQGRMIPVAPGISPGSGPGHLGLFGYDPLEFQVGRGVIEALGLGLDLKAGDVAARANFCALDAKGTVTDRRAGRIETEVCEDLCALLAKKVKKLGDTEVIIKAGKGHRFVVIFRGKGLEGPLTDADPHREGKPVPKAEAIDKKSAKAKKAAKLVADFYKAALPVIAAKKPANGFLMRGIAHQPAIPNFAERYGLRAACLAVYPMYKGLAQLVGMTKLEGAQTIQAQFERYLAEYGKYDFFFIHYKYTDMHGEDGNFEAKKKAIEDFDAALPVLLQKRPDVLAITGDHSTPCALKGHSWHPQPVLLVSPYSGSDKLDRFSDTGANLGSLGLFEAKYLMRLMQANARMFDKYGA; from the coding sequence ATGAAACTGGATGCTTTGTATTCGGAACTGACACTCAAGACGGACGCAAAACTGGCGCTGGTGGTCCTCGATGGGCTGGGCGACATCGCCACGCGTGAGCAAGGTTACATGACCCCGCTGGAGGCCGCCCGAACTCCCAACCTGGACGCCCTCACGCAGGATGGAGCCCAAGGCCGCATGATTCCAGTCGCGCCCGGGATTTCTCCCGGCAGCGGTCCGGGCCATCTCGGACTCTTCGGCTATGATCCGCTGGAATTTCAGGTCGGCCGCGGCGTGATCGAAGCCCTGGGCCTGGGGCTGGACCTCAAAGCCGGCGACGTGGCCGCGCGCGCCAATTTTTGCGCGCTCGACGCCAAAGGAACCGTCACGGATCGGCGGGCCGGGCGCATCGAAACCGAAGTTTGCGAAGATCTCTGCGCCCTGTTGGCCAAGAAAGTCAAAAAGCTCGGCGACACCGAGGTCATCATCAAGGCGGGCAAAGGCCATCGCTTCGTCGTCATCTTTCGCGGCAAAGGTCTCGAAGGCCCGCTCACGGACGCCGATCCTCATCGGGAAGGCAAGCCCGTTCCCAAAGCAGAAGCCATCGACAAGAAATCCGCCAAAGCCAAGAAGGCGGCGAAGTTAGTCGCGGATTTCTACAAAGCGGCGTTGCCCGTGATCGCCGCAAAGAAGCCCGCCAACGGTTTTCTGATGCGCGGGATCGCGCATCAGCCCGCCATCCCGAACTTCGCGGAACGCTACGGATTGAGAGCCGCCTGCCTCGCGGTCTACCCGATGTACAAAGGCCTCGCGCAACTGGTCGGAATGACCAAATTGGAAGGCGCGCAGACGATTCAAGCCCAATTCGAGCGCTACCTGGCGGAGTATGGGAAGTACGACTTCTTTTTCATTCACTACAAATACACCGACATGCACGGCGAAGACGGCAATTTCGAGGCGAAGAAGAAAGCGATCGAGGACTTCGACGCCGCGCTGCCCGTCCTCCTCCAGAAACGTCCGGACGTGCTGGCCATCACCGGCGATCATTCCACGCCTTGCGCGCTCAAGGGCCATTCCTGGCATCCACAGCCGGTCTTGCTGGTATCGCCTTACTCCGGATCTGACAAACTGGACCGTTTCTCCGACACGGGCGCGAATTTGGGTTCGCTCGGTTTATTCGAGGCGAAGTATCTCATGCGCCTCATGCAGGCGAACGCGAGGATGTTTGATAAATACGGGGCGTGA
- a CDS encoding nucleotidyltransferase family protein codes for MKAVILAAGKGTRMRELTNELPKPMLKIQGRPILEHILEGLIASGIREFCVVTGFRAEAIETHFGNGSRWGAAIRYARQTVQDGTGKAPELAKGFVGSDSFLLTYGDILVKPETYKQMIERFSQGQFSGLVTVTRGEDVTKGGINLFDAEFCLRRIIEKPSAEQFADLRRDGWLKPGDPIWYNAGIYIFRPALFEFTATLQKSPRGEYELPDAINALLGQGHKIAGLEIQGRWVDVRDPEVLAALDSIPRSDQ; via the coding sequence ATGAAGGCTGTGATCCTGGCGGCGGGCAAAGGCACGCGCATGCGCGAACTGACCAACGAATTGCCCAAGCCCATGTTGAAGATTCAGGGCCGGCCCATCCTTGAACATATTCTGGAGGGCCTCATTGCCAGCGGCATTCGCGAGTTTTGCGTTGTCACGGGCTTCCGCGCCGAGGCCATTGAAACGCATTTCGGCAATGGCTCGCGCTGGGGCGCCGCGATCCGTTACGCGCGCCAGACCGTCCAGGATGGAACCGGCAAAGCGCCGGAACTTGCCAAAGGCTTTGTCGGGTCGGACTCGTTCCTTCTCACTTATGGCGACATCCTGGTGAAGCCCGAAACTTACAAGCAAATGATCGAGCGTTTCAGCCAGGGGCAATTCTCGGGCCTGGTTACGGTCACGCGCGGCGAGGACGTCACCAAAGGAGGCATTAACCTGTTCGACGCCGAATTTTGCCTGCGCCGCATCATTGAAAAGCCCAGCGCGGAGCAGTTCGCAGACTTGCGACGCGACGGCTGGCTAAAGCCGGGTGATCCCATTTGGTATAACGCCGGGATTTACATTTTCCGCCCGGCGCTGTTTGAATTCACGGCGACGCTCCAAAAATCTCCGCGGGGCGAGTACGAATTGCCCGACGCCATCAACGCCCTGCTTGGGCAAGGACACAAGATCGCCGGGCTGGAAATCCAGGGGCGCTGGGTCGATGTGCGAGACCCGGAAGTTCTGGCGGCGCTGGATTCTATCCCACGGTCTGATCAGTAA
- a CDS encoding DUF4129 domain-containing protein codes for MISRQPDKTFADYVGIAISPVLIMALIGSLMFFLLEISYAGEYLGRLRWTIFWFVLASVLISRISIEQGSTHAGIYGFGLALATGLMTSRFVNFLLPVWCFLGLVWWCASKLTWDWTLIDEEEDASGEGLLQVAKLDDESGATQEKRSAQGTSVPAIPFWRQLFKNRSERAGQPHAPGLWVVYFSLIALPLFGAGQLFLPQDNPAKRRAGFVLLWIYIAAALGLLLTTSFLGLRRYLRQRRLRMAPELARAWVGYGAVLAGAILLGCLLLPRPEAKYSLTAVLGRLGSPEGAASEYSWFRRDMDSGADGGGADFLKGGDPQERDVQAKGHTDRGSVLPKVSRSGSSSSSEPSSGFAPFASRLATLLRWIIYALIAFWVLRSLIRNGSRLIKAARDLVQDFFAFLRRLLGLKTPAARANAAEATGGRRPVKARPFRGFADPFASGEAQRMSAAELICYSFEALQACARECGVPRRPEQTPLEFGSVLSRAIPELESGAPILRQFYTRLAYSGRLPAEGCLENLEHLWRQMTSVTGQLRRELHR; via the coding sequence ATGATCTCACGCCAACCCGACAAAACCTTCGCCGATTACGTCGGCATCGCCATCAGCCCCGTGCTGATCATGGCGTTGATCGGAAGTCTGATGTTCTTCCTCCTGGAGATCAGCTACGCAGGTGAATACCTGGGACGGTTGCGCTGGACGATTTTCTGGTTCGTGCTTGCGTCCGTCCTGATCTCGCGCATTTCCATCGAGCAAGGCTCGACCCACGCCGGGATTTACGGATTCGGGCTGGCTCTAGCGACGGGGCTGATGACTTCGCGTTTCGTGAACTTCCTCTTGCCGGTCTGGTGTTTTCTCGGCCTCGTCTGGTGGTGCGCCAGCAAACTGACCTGGGACTGGACGCTGATCGACGAAGAGGAAGATGCTTCGGGCGAAGGCTTGCTCCAGGTGGCAAAGCTTGATGACGAATCCGGCGCAACTCAGGAGAAAAGGAGCGCGCAAGGCACTTCCGTCCCGGCGATCCCTTTCTGGAGGCAGTTGTTCAAGAATCGTTCGGAACGCGCCGGGCAGCCTCATGCGCCGGGACTCTGGGTGGTCTATTTCTCGTTGATCGCTCTGCCGCTGTTTGGCGCCGGACAACTTTTCCTCCCTCAAGATAATCCGGCCAAGCGGCGCGCCGGGTTTGTCTTATTGTGGATTTACATAGCGGCAGCGCTCGGATTGCTTTTAACGACGAGCTTTTTGGGCTTGCGGCGCTATCTCCGGCAGCGCCGGCTTCGGATGGCGCCGGAACTCGCTCGCGCCTGGGTCGGTTACGGCGCAGTCCTGGCGGGCGCGATCCTTCTGGGTTGTTTGTTGCTGCCCCGTCCTGAAGCGAAATATTCTCTGACTGCCGTTCTGGGCAGGCTCGGCTCCCCGGAAGGGGCGGCTTCCGAGTATTCTTGGTTTCGGCGAGACATGGATTCCGGGGCGGATGGCGGTGGCGCGGATTTCTTAAAAGGAGGCGATCCCCAGGAACGCGACGTTCAGGCCAAGGGACACACTGATCGCGGGTCGGTTCTTCCGAAGGTCAGCCGGTCTGGATCAAGCTCTTCGTCTGAGCCTTCTTCGGGTTTCGCGCCGTTCGCCTCCCGGCTGGCGACACTGCTGCGCTGGATCATCTACGCGTTGATCGCCTTCTGGGTGCTCCGCAGTCTGATCCGGAACGGCTCTCGATTGATCAAAGCGGCCAGGGATTTGGTTCAAGACTTCTTTGCCTTCCTGCGCCGATTGCTGGGTTTGAAAACTCCGGCTGCCCGCGCGAATGCGGCGGAAGCGACCGGAGGCCGAAGGCCCGTTAAGGCGCGGCCGTTCCGCGGGTTCGCCGATCCTTTCGCTTCAGGCGAAGCTCAGCGAATGTCGGCAGCCGAGTTGATCTGTTACAGTTTCGAGGCGCTTCAAGCGTGCGCGCGCGAGTGCGGCGTGCCGCGGCGTCCGGAGCAAACACCGCTCGAATTCGGCTCGGTGTTGAGCCGGGCAATTCCAGAACTGGAATCGGGGGCGCCGATCCTCAGGCAATTCTACACGCGGCTGGCGTATTCCGGACGGCTGCCGGCCGAAGGTTGTCTGGAAAACCTGGAGCATTTGTGGCGGCAAATGACCTCCGTGACTGGCCAGCTTCGGAGGGAGTTACATCGTTAA